One Candidatus Bathyarchaeia archaeon genomic region harbors:
- a CDS encoding flavin reductase family protein, producing the protein MPEPRKVEVDFDYACRLLHPRHTVLVTCSNKAGKANIITLAWSTPTSFKPPMVVISIAPRRFSHKMIEETGEFVVNVPTMDIVKETLFCGRISGSACDKFKEAPLTPLPAKRVRSPIIKECVAHLECKVVEKIKTGDHTLFVGEVISAYVNKGIFTETFDVEKVKPVFHMGGDDFATVASEIVSPPRPKKPET; encoded by the coding sequence ATGCCTGAACCCAGAAAAGTTGAAGTTGATTTTGATTATGCATGTCGGCTTCTGCATCCGCGGCACACGGTACTTGTGACGTGTTCGAACAAAGCGGGAAAAGCAAACATTATAACCTTGGCTTGGTCCACGCCTACCTCTTTCAAGCCGCCCATGGTGGTCATCAGCATTGCGCCACGGCGTTTCTCGCATAAAATGATCGAGGAGACGGGAGAGTTTGTGGTTAATGTGCCCACCATGGACATTGTGAAAGAAACCTTGTTCTGCGGACGCATCTCTGGAAGCGCTTGTGACAAATTCAAAGAGGCGCCACTGACGCCCCTCCCAGCCAAGAGGGTGCGATCACCAATAATCAAGGAATGCGTGGCACACTTGGAATGCAAGGTAGTTGAAAAAATCAAGACAGGAGACCACACCTTATTCGTGGGCGAAGTCATATCCGCATACGTCAACAAGGGAATTTTCACCGAAACATTCGATGTCGAAAAAGTCAAACCTGTCTTTCACATGGGCGGAGACGACTTCGCAACTGTTGCTTCGGAAATTGTTTCTCCGCCGCGTCCCAAAAAGCCAGAAACTTGA
- the trpS gene encoding tryptophan--tRNA ligase: MAPDPLAKTIIDPFGTTVIEDYERLYEEFGIKPLKPLLNQIQDPSAGMRRGVIFGHRDFERILDAMRNGQEFAVMSGIKPTGEFHLGTLQTAREVIYFQQHGAKAFYCIADIEAYEDNRIPFERSQKYAVGNVADLLALGFDPKKGFIYQQSKEQRVKDLAITFGRGVTLATMKAIYGERHMGLYLSALIQAGDILLPQLKDFGGPKPTVVPVGVDQDPHLRLTRDLAFKFRRRHNFVMPSSTYHKLIKALDGSPKMSKRSPMTYFTLEESLEVISRKISMSFTGGRPTAEEQRRLGANPDICPIYDLYLFHFFERDEDVARLYNQECKGGKILCGENKQRLMKLITDFVKEHQRKRRQYIDKAREILNVE; the protein is encoded by the coding sequence ATGGCACCTGATCCATTAGCCAAGACCATAATTGATCCTTTTGGCACAACTGTAATCGAAGATTACGAGCGACTCTACGAAGAATTCGGCATCAAACCGCTCAAGCCATTATTGAACCAAATTCAGGATCCAAGCGCTGGAATGCGCAGAGGCGTAATCTTTGGACACAGAGATTTCGAACGCATTTTGGACGCGATGAGGAATGGTCAAGAATTTGCGGTTATGAGCGGCATAAAACCCACGGGCGAATTTCACTTGGGCACATTGCAGACCGCGCGTGAAGTCATATATTTTCAGCAGCACGGCGCCAAGGCTTTCTACTGCATTGCAGACATTGAAGCCTACGAGGACAACCGCATACCGTTTGAACGCAGCCAAAAATACGCCGTGGGCAATGTAGCCGACCTGCTGGCTCTTGGTTTCGACCCGAAAAAAGGATTCATCTACCAGCAGTCTAAGGAGCAACGCGTAAAGGATCTTGCCATAACCTTCGGAAGAGGCGTCACTCTGGCCACTATGAAGGCAATCTACGGCGAACGCCATATGGGTCTGTATCTCTCCGCGCTTATCCAAGCTGGCGACATCTTGCTGCCCCAGTTGAAGGATTTCGGCGGACCTAAACCCACAGTTGTGCCCGTGGGCGTTGATCAAGATCCACATTTACGTTTGACTCGAGACCTAGCCTTCAAATTCCGTCGCAGACACAACTTCGTCATGCCATCTTCAACCTATCACAAGTTGATCAAGGCGTTAGACGGTTCACCCAAGATGAGCAAGCGCAGCCCTATGACGTATTTTACCTTGGAGGAAAGTCTAGAAGTCATATCAAGGAAGATTTCAATGTCGTTTACAGGTGGACGACCAACTGCCGAGGAACAAAGGCGGCTGGGTGCAAACCCTGACATCTGCCCCATATACGACTTGTACCTGTTTCACTTTTTTGAACGCGACGAGGATGTTGCCAGACTCTACAATCAAGAGTGCAAAGGTGGCAAGATTCTGTGCGGCGAGAACAAGCAGCGACTCATGAAGTTGATCACTGACTTCGTAAAAGAGCACCAACGCAAGAGGCGACAGTACATAGACAAGGCTAGAGAAATCTTGAATGTTGAATAA
- a CDS encoding phenylalanine--tRNA ligase subunit alpha, with the protein MVELRENEQKTLLALQKLNGKASVDRTIEVSGLAHAAVMRAALTLSEKKLVKVHEQKQKVVELTEEGKQHAQYGLPERRIINAIIESNGTAPIGNIAQKAQLDEKLVPIALGWLHRKGWATVEGKQTLKTQKKDIPREADEKLLSMLRDKTSVTVDELHRDMQDAVSVLKGRKLLEVPETTVRQLELTNAGRQLVRKGVELISEVSQLTPELIISQKWREVKLRKFDVSAAGPELYPAKAHPLQQVIQKAREIFLELGFTEIRGPLVETAFWNFDALFQPQDHPAREMMDTFYLANPKAGALPKKSVVNAVARTHENGWTTGSKGWGYKWSPEEAKRLVMRTHTTAETIKYLSKHKKPPIKVFSVDRVYRNEQLTFKNTAEFHQIEGIVVDKGVTLRDLMGTLKTFYSRFGLKKVRFWPCYFPYTEPSAEATVFVPKLKRWIELCGMGMFRPEVLAPMGIKYPVLAWGGGLERLAMLELGIEDIRQLYGNNLSWIRRTPLCQ; encoded by the coding sequence ATGGTTGAGCTTAGAGAAAATGAGCAAAAGACATTGCTGGCTTTACAGAAGCTGAATGGAAAAGCAAGCGTTGATCGCACAATAGAGGTCAGCGGGTTAGCCCACGCCGCCGTAATGCGAGCCGCGCTAACTCTCAGCGAAAAGAAACTTGTTAAAGTGCATGAACAGAAGCAGAAGGTCGTTGAACTTACAGAAGAAGGAAAACAACATGCGCAATATGGACTGCCCGAACGCCGCATAATCAACGCGATAATCGAATCAAACGGAACGGCGCCGATCGGGAATATTGCCCAGAAGGCGCAGCTTGACGAGAAACTAGTGCCAATAGCGCTTGGATGGCTGCATCGAAAAGGCTGGGCAACTGTCGAAGGAAAACAAACCCTGAAAACACAGAAGAAGGACATCCCCCGAGAAGCTGATGAAAAGCTTCTTTCCATGCTAAGAGACAAAACCTCGGTGACAGTTGACGAACTGCATAGGGACATGCAAGACGCTGTCTCCGTCTTGAAGGGACGGAAGCTGCTGGAAGTTCCTGAAACAACCGTGCGGCAACTCGAACTCACCAACGCTGGGCGGCAACTGGTCAGAAAAGGAGTGGAGCTGATTTCGGAGGTTAGCCAACTCACGCCTGAACTCATCATTAGCCAAAAGTGGCGAGAAGTCAAACTTAGAAAGTTCGATGTTTCGGCAGCTGGACCCGAACTCTATCCAGCCAAGGCTCATCCGCTACAACAGGTAATTCAGAAAGCGCGGGAGATCTTTCTTGAACTGGGTTTCACTGAAATCCGTGGACCGCTTGTGGAGACGGCATTCTGGAACTTCGACGCCTTGTTCCAGCCGCAAGATCATCCAGCCCGCGAGATGATGGACACATTCTATTTGGCAAACCCCAAAGCAGGCGCGTTACCGAAGAAAAGCGTCGTTAACGCAGTCGCTAGAACTCATGAAAACGGTTGGACGACAGGATCGAAAGGCTGGGGCTACAAGTGGAGTCCAGAAGAGGCAAAGCGACTAGTGATGAGGACGCATACGACAGCTGAGACAATTAAGTATCTCTCGAAGCACAAGAAACCGCCTATCAAAGTCTTCTCAGTAGACAGAGTCTACCGTAACGAACAACTGACCTTCAAGAACACGGCTGAATTCCACCAGATCGAGGGCATAGTGGTCGATAAAGGCGTGACCTTACGCGACCTGATGGGCACCTTGAAAACGTTCTACTCCAGATTCGGCTTGAAGAAAGTCAGGTTCTGGCCTTGTTACTTTCCATACACAGAACCTTCAGCAGAGGCAACGGTTTTCGTTCCAAAACTGAAGCGCTGGATCGAGCTTTGCGGCATGGGCATGTTCCGCCCTGAAGTGCTGGCGCCAATGGGCATTAAATACCCTGTGTTGGCTTGGGGAGGCGGCTTGGAACGACTCGCAATGCTTGAGTTAGGCATCGAAGACATACGGCAACTATATGGCAATAATCTCAGTTGGATTAGGAGGACACCGTTATGCCAGTGA
- the pheT gene encoding phenylalanine--tRNA ligase subunit beta yields the protein MPVITLQRERFSKFVGRDVTVEKMTEWLPWVGFDLEDVGSEYVKVEFNPNRIDLCSYAGVARAFKGLMGWETGLPKYKILDGKIKLTVSKAVGKVRPYMLAAVVRNIRLDEEAVVDLMEMQEDLHWGIGRNRKKASIGVHNLDVVNPPFKYTAVKPDKAKFVPLDHREEMALRDILEKHEKGMAYKHLVDWAPKYPLLIDKEGKVLSMPPVINGELTRVTNKTTNLFLDVTGTDYAAVERSLNILATALSDMGGTLEKVHVKCPDRTIVSPSLAPQRMKLRVDYANQLLGLALSEAEVIESLRKCRLDARVAGKGVVEVAVPAYRIDVLHEVDLVEEVAIGYGYYRLKPTIPERLTIGEQHPVHRTAGIVRQIMIGLGFTEVMNFTLTNEVVHYEKMRLEAGNVIKLANPVSLECTILRQSLLPNLMKNLMDNKHESFPQRLFEVSDVGQINQRAETRVERRLHIAGVSSHSTANFTEIKSTVEALLHNMGVKRWEIKPTNHPSFIEGRTAIIQLKRRAMGILGEIHPAVLNNFELEKPTNAFEIDLEALF from the coding sequence ATGCCAGTGATTACATTGCAGCGTGAAAGGTTCAGCAAATTCGTTGGACGAGACGTCACAGTTGAAAAAATGACTGAATGGTTACCTTGGGTTGGCTTTGACTTGGAAGACGTGGGCTCAGAATACGTGAAAGTTGAGTTCAACCCTAACAGGATCGATCTCTGCAGTTACGCTGGAGTTGCCCGAGCCTTCAAAGGCCTGATGGGATGGGAAACTGGTCTGCCCAAATACAAGATTCTCGACGGAAAGATCAAGTTGACAGTTTCCAAAGCTGTGGGCAAAGTTCGACCTTACATGTTGGCTGCGGTTGTTCGCAACATACGACTTGATGAGGAAGCTGTCGTCGATCTTATGGAAATGCAGGAAGACTTGCATTGGGGCATTGGCAGAAATCGTAAAAAAGCCTCAATTGGCGTGCACAACTTGGACGTTGTCAACCCACCCTTCAAGTATACAGCTGTCAAACCGGACAAGGCGAAGTTCGTGCCTCTGGATCACAGAGAAGAGATGGCTTTGAGAGACATCTTGGAGAAACATGAGAAGGGCATGGCCTATAAGCATCTTGTCGACTGGGCGCCCAAGTATCCCCTGCTTATCGATAAGGAAGGAAAGGTTCTATCCATGCCGCCGGTAATCAACGGTGAGCTAACACGCGTTACGAACAAGACAACAAATCTGTTCCTAGATGTGACTGGCACGGACTACGCCGCTGTAGAACGTAGCCTAAACATCCTAGCCACTGCCTTGTCAGACATGGGCGGAACCTTGGAAAAGGTTCACGTAAAGTGTCCAGACCGCACCATTGTTTCACCTAGCTTAGCTCCTCAACGAATGAAGCTCAGAGTGGATTATGCAAACCAGCTTCTAGGACTTGCATTGTCTGAGGCAGAGGTTATCGAGAGTTTAAGAAAATGCAGGTTGGATGCTAGAGTCGCAGGCAAAGGGGTCGTGGAAGTCGCTGTCCCAGCGTATCGAATCGACGTGTTGCATGAAGTGGACTTGGTTGAGGAAGTGGCCATCGGGTATGGTTACTACAGACTGAAGCCAACAATTCCGGAAAGATTGACTATTGGCGAGCAGCATCCGGTCCATCGAACCGCAGGTATTGTGCGGCAGATCATGATTGGTTTGGGATTCACGGAAGTTATGAATTTCACTTTGACGAATGAAGTGGTTCATTATGAGAAAATGCGCCTAGAAGCCGGCAATGTGATTAAACTTGCCAATCCAGTTTCGCTGGAATGCACGATATTGCGCCAGAGCCTACTGCCCAACTTGATGAAAAATCTCATGGATAATAAGCATGAGAGCTTCCCTCAGCGTCTGTTCGAAGTCTCAGACGTTGGACAGATAAACCAACGTGCAGAAACCAGAGTTGAGAGAAGGCTCCACATTGCTGGAGTTTCATCGCATTCAACGGCCAACTTCACGGAAATCAAGTCCACGGTTGAAGCCCTGCTACACAATATGGGAGTGAAGCGCTGGGAAATCAAGCCGACAAACCACCCCAGCTTCATAGAGGGCAGAACAGCCATCATCCAGCTAAAACGTAGGGCGATGGGCATACTGGGCGAGATACACCCCGCGGTGTTAAACAACTTCGAACTGGAGAAACCAACAAATGCCTTCGAAATCGACCTTGAAGCACTGTTCTAA
- a CDS encoding class I SAM-dependent methyltransferase, whose translation MPSKSTLKHCSKEGSNVKPEEDAVGQAMLAFYEKRKSFEVIEREDGYFEVTNTRMYFEDFEHWAEHEKKAMNWVRGRVLDIGCGAGRHSLHLQSKGLNVVAIDRSPLAIKVSQLRGVKKAKVMALEDIEFKPNAFETVLMLGGNFALLGNPKKALRVLRKLHRMTSDDAVIIAEAVDPYVTDNPAQLKYYALNKRRGKLPGQWRIRIRFHNFVTKWFDLLHNSKKEMEEILSDTGWTIKWFIDSGNPYIAIIEKVKKK comes from the coding sequence ATGCCTTCGAAATCGACCTTGAAGCACTGTTCTAAAGAAGGGTCAAACGTAAAACCTGAAGAAGATGCCGTCGGTCAAGCGATGCTAGCCTTCTATGAGAAGAGAAAAAGCTTCGAGGTCATAGAAAGAGAGGACGGTTACTTTGAAGTAACCAACACAAGAATGTATTTCGAGGATTTTGAACACTGGGCGGAACATGAAAAGAAAGCAATGAACTGGGTTAGAGGCAGAGTGCTTGACATCGGCTGCGGGGCTGGCAGGCACTCACTGCACCTTCAAAGCAAGGGTCTAAACGTGGTCGCAATCGACAGGTCGCCCTTGGCTATAAAGGTCAGCCAGCTTAGAGGTGTGAAAAAAGCAAAGGTCATGGCGCTTGAAGATATAGAATTCAAGCCCAACGCTTTTGAAACGGTTCTTATGCTGGGAGGCAACTTCGCCCTGTTGGGCAATCCCAAAAAAGCGCTCAGAGTACTCAGGAAGCTTCATCGGATGACTTCTGACGATGCTGTAATCATTGCTGAAGCCGTCGACCCATATGTCACAGACAATCCTGCACAACTGAAGTATTATGCTTTGAACAAGAGGAGGGGGAAACTGCCAGGACAATGGAGAATACGTATAAGATTCCACAATTTTGTGACGAAATGGTTTGACCTACTGCACAACTCCAAGAAGGAGATGGAAGAAATACTCAGCGACACTGGATGGACGATTAAGTGGTTCATCGATTCAGGCAACCCGTATATTGCTATAATCGAAAAAGTGAAGAAAAAATAG
- a CDS encoding DNA-formamidopyrimidine glycosylase family protein, with translation MELPELTVLSLQMAKETVGRRIAEVEIANPKCLNMPLEQFKKTVVGKVIKSVESRGKWLFIKLSADHVLLFNPGMGADVIHFKPADKLPEKYQIKLVLIDKTGFTIRVWWFCYLHLMREDKLGEHKLAGKLGVNPLDKSFTLDYFKQLLAKKGGNIKTFLLDQKNIAGIGNVYVQDMLFEARLHPQRKTSSLTSKETEALYKSMRSELNGSIRMGGLAYEKDFYGKKGRYGADQFKIAYKSGKPCPVCHTTIQKIKTGSTSTFICPKCQPLGK, from the coding sequence ATGGAGCTCCCTGAATTAACTGTTCTGAGCCTGCAAATGGCAAAAGAAACCGTGGGAAGACGAATTGCAGAAGTCGAGATAGCGAATCCCAAGTGCTTGAACATGCCCTTAGAGCAGTTTAAGAAAACTGTAGTTGGGAAAGTCATTAAATCGGTTGAGAGTAGAGGCAAGTGGCTTTTCATCAAACTTAGCGCTGATCACGTTCTCCTGTTTAACCCTGGAATGGGTGCAGACGTGATTCACTTTAAGCCAGCCGACAAGTTGCCTGAGAAATATCAGATAAAACTCGTGTTGATTGACAAGACAGGCTTTACCATACGTGTCTGGTGGTTCTGTTACCTGCACCTTATGCGCGAGGATAAGCTCGGTGAACACAAACTGGCTGGAAAACTGGGCGTGAACCCTCTTGACAAGAGTTTCACACTAGACTATTTCAAACAATTACTGGCGAAGAAAGGTGGCAATATCAAGACTTTCCTGCTCGACCAAAAGAATATTGCGGGCATCGGAAACGTCTACGTTCAAGACATGCTTTTCGAAGCAAGGCTACATCCTCAACGAAAGACTTCGTCACTGACCAGCAAAGAGACAGAGGCCTTGTACAAGTCAATGAGATCTGAGCTTAACGGGAGCATCAGAATGGGCGGATTAGCCTATGAAAAAGACTTTTACGGCAAAAAAGGCCGTTACGGCGCAGATCAGTTCAAAATTGCATACAAATCAGGGAAGCCGTGCCCTGTTTGCCACACGACGATTCAGAAGATAAAGACGGGTTCAACCAGCACTTTCATTTGTCCAAAATGCCAACCTTTAGGCAAGTAA
- a CDS encoding tyrosine--tRNA ligase — protein MDLEKRMDLVAGNTQEVVTLEELRELLKSEAKPRAYWGYEASGLMHIGMGLVCGSKIKEMVKAGFDFTIFLADWHSWINNKLGGNMDNIRLCGEYFKECFTALGIKPESVRYTWTSDLAKNIEYWEKVVRIAKSASLQRTWRALPIMGRETSLTDMETAWLFYPCLQAADIFQMELHVACASIDQRKAHMLARDAAEKLGWRKPVCVHTPLLVSLQGLQKTDKQFDESAEINVRIGSKMSKSVPEGCIFVHDSPEEIETKLKAAFCPPKQAEGNPVMEIAKLTIFPEKGSLTVTRPSKYGGSETFNSYENLEKAYVERKVHPLDLKKGVADSLVEILSPVREYFRKHPKNLERMRQIEVSR, from the coding sequence TTGGACTTGGAGAAACGAATGGATCTTGTGGCAGGGAACACTCAGGAAGTTGTTACCCTGGAAGAGCTACGCGAACTGCTTAAGAGTGAGGCTAAGCCGAGAGCCTACTGGGGTTACGAAGCAAGTGGACTCATGCACATTGGCATGGGCTTGGTCTGCGGCTCCAAGATCAAAGAGATGGTGAAGGCAGGCTTCGACTTCACGATTTTCTTGGCTGACTGGCACTCGTGGATAAACAACAAACTGGGCGGCAACATGGACAACATACGCCTTTGCGGCGAATACTTCAAAGAATGCTTCACAGCTTTAGGCATTAAACCCGAAAGTGTACGTTACACATGGACTTCAGACTTGGCCAAAAACATTGAATACTGGGAAAAAGTGGTAAGAATAGCTAAGAGCGCATCCTTGCAGAGAACTTGGCGCGCCCTCCCTATCATGGGTCGTGAGACAAGCCTAACTGACATGGAAACCGCTTGGTTGTTTTACCCCTGCCTACAAGCAGCAGACATCTTTCAGATGGAACTCCACGTTGCCTGCGCAAGCATCGACCAACGCAAAGCCCACATGCTGGCTCGAGACGCAGCAGAAAAGCTCGGGTGGAGAAAACCCGTATGTGTGCACACGCCACTCCTCGTAAGCTTGCAGGGCCTGCAGAAAACAGATAAGCAGTTTGATGAGAGCGCTGAGATCAACGTTAGGATCGGCTCAAAAATGTCCAAAAGCGTTCCCGAGGGCTGCATTTTCGTGCACGATTCGCCCGAAGAAATCGAGACAAAACTCAAGGCAGCGTTTTGTCCGCCGAAGCAGGCGGAAGGCAATCCGGTTATGGAAATCGCAAAACTCACCATATTCCCGGAAAAGGGAAGCCTAACAGTAACTCGTCCATCAAAATATGGCGGTTCGGAGACTTTCAACAGCTATGAAAACTTGGAGAAAGCCTACGTTGAAAGAAAAGTGCACCCTCTTGACCTCAAGAAAGGAGTCGCGGATTCACTAGTAGAAATTCTCAGCCCGGTTAGAGAATACTTCCGAAAACACCCCAAGAATCTCGAAAGAATGAGGCAGATAGAAGTCTCAAGGTAG
- a CDS encoding toprim domain-containing protein, with amino-acid sequence MPTALERKAEMLTELIQKLAVESTKGVPIIVEGQKDVGALRQLNIEGKIVSSKTSGKSFLDILTEIENLKVKEVVLLLDFDRRGVEWTHRLKQHLEKTRIKPNLNFWNQLYGLVGRDLKDIEGLPAYLGTLENKKGSQKR; translated from the coding sequence TTGCCAACCGCTTTAGAAAGAAAAGCAGAGATGCTCACCGAACTCATACAGAAACTTGCAGTCGAATCAACTAAAGGCGTGCCCATAATCGTAGAGGGACAAAAAGACGTCGGCGCACTGCGACAACTGAACATTGAAGGTAAGATTGTCTCTTCAAAGACATCAGGTAAATCCTTCCTGGACATACTGACCGAAATTGAGAACCTCAAAGTCAAAGAAGTTGTTCTTCTGTTGGACTTTGACAGACGTGGGGTCGAGTGGACGCATCGCTTGAAGCAGCATTTGGAGAAAACGAGAATCAAACCTAACCTAAACTTCTGGAACCAGCTTTATGGGCTCGTGGGACGCGACCTAAAGGACATTGAAGGCTTACCTGCTTACTTGGGTACGCTCGAAAACAAGAAAGGAAGCCAGAAACGGTGA
- a CDS encoding sugar phosphate isomerase/epimerase gives MLTHLTEFDVRCVELVDEGLHSLNQKRVNALNRIQRDTGLEFAVHAPFVDINIASPSPVLRRVMLKRLEKSLGHARQLKCKQWVFHSGWKSGVSEFYPDLDWQLNLRSVRSLMAVSKKLGVDIAMENTPEPFHFLVKRMRDVALFYSELGGDTDLGIAFDVGHANTTKEIFGFIDQFGARIVHVHVSDNEGKYDQHKGVGYGKIDWEAVAKALKRINYKGVVICESVSHVLESIETMRRVFT, from the coding sequence ATGCTTACGCATTTGACAGAATTTGATGTGCGATGCGTAGAGCTAGTTGACGAGGGCCTTCACTCCCTTAATCAGAAACGAGTTAACGCGTTGAACAGGATTCAACGAGACACAGGTCTCGAGTTTGCGGTTCACGCGCCTTTCGTTGACATCAACATTGCCTCTCCCAGTCCAGTGCTTCGCCGCGTAATGCTCAAAAGACTTGAGAAGTCGTTAGGCCATGCTCGCCAGTTGAAGTGTAAACAATGGGTTTTTCATTCTGGCTGGAAGTCAGGTGTAAGCGAGTTTTATCCTGATCTTGATTGGCAACTCAACCTTCGCTCAGTAAGAAGTCTAATGGCAGTTAGCAAGAAGCTTGGCGTCGACATAGCCATGGAGAACACGCCGGAGCCTTTCCATTTCCTAGTTAAGCGCATGCGGGATGTTGCATTGTTCTACAGCGAATTGGGCGGGGACACTGATCTGGGCATAGCTTTTGATGTGGGCCACGCCAACACAACTAAGGAAATCTTCGGCTTCATAGATCAATTCGGAGCCAGAATAGTCCACGTGCACGTAAGTGACAACGAAGGAAAATACGATCAACATAAAGGCGTAGGCTACGGCAAAATCGATTGGGAGGCTGTGGCGAAAGCCCTCAAACGCATCAACTACAAGGGCGTTGTCATATGCGAATCAGTGAGTCACGTGCTTGAAAGCATCGAAACCATGAGACGCGTTTTCACCTAG
- a CDS encoding RNA-binding domain-containing protein, translating to MEKIEVQIEVEVNPTEDEAKVKRAVENMFSNVQFALKPLKRGSLLTAGTSGTDGLTKLHNVLKRERIRAAARVVLFKGSSERSIVFYLNKQVAYAGHVSFSQPFGESPLGPIKVEIQCEDPVQVINWLAPKMI from the coding sequence ATGGAGAAAATAGAAGTCCAAATCGAAGTGGAAGTTAACCCAACTGAAGACGAAGCTAAAGTGAAACGAGCAGTAGAGAACATGTTCAGCAATGTGCAGTTTGCTTTGAAGCCTCTAAAGCGTGGGAGTCTGTTAACCGCTGGAACAAGTGGCACCGATGGGTTGACTAAACTCCACAACGTGCTAAAGCGAGAACGAATTCGAGCAGCAGCAAGAGTTGTACTGTTCAAAGGGTCAAGTGAGCGTTCAATCGTGTTCTACCTGAATAAACAGGTTGCCTACGCTGGTCATGTTTCGTTTTCACAGCCCTTCGGCGAGTCTCCTCTTGGCCCCATCAAAGTAGAGATTCAATGTGAAGATCCAGTGCAGGTCATCAATTGGCTGGCTCCCAAGATGATCTAA
- a CDS encoding AAA family ATPase, giving the protein MDKKHIIGVVGMPGAGKATVRNIAESKAYAVVIMGDEIREETKKRGLEPTPENIGQIMLKMREEEGPTAVAKRCIAKIQNAKTRIVFVDGVRSLDEVNEFKKHFASVNLIAVHSSPETRFQRLSRRKRSDDPKGWDVFCERDLRELSVGQGDVIALADWMIVNERTYEEFKAKVGEVVEAAFQKWRK; this is encoded by the coding sequence ATGGATAAGAAACACATCATTGGGGTAGTGGGAATGCCAGGCGCGGGGAAGGCTACCGTCAGAAACATCGCAGAGAGCAAGGCATACGCAGTTGTGATAATGGGCGACGAGATAAGGGAAGAAACCAAGAAGCGCGGCTTGGAACCCACACCCGAAAACATTGGCCAAATCATGCTCAAAATGCGAGAAGAAGAAGGCCCGACAGCAGTTGCGAAAAGATGCATTGCCAAAATCCAAAACGCCAAGACCCGAATCGTGTTTGTTGATGGCGTGCGTAGCCTCGATGAAGTCAACGAGTTTAAGAAACATTTTGCGAGCGTCAATCTCATTGCAGTTCATTCTTCGCCTGAAACAAGGTTTCAACGTCTCTCAAGAAGAAAACGAAGCGACGATCCCAAAGGCTGGGATGTCTTCTGCGAGCGTGACCTGCGCGAATTAAGCGTGGGTCAAGGCGACGTTATCGCTTTAGCCGATTGGATGATTGTGAATGAGCGAACCTATGAGGAATTCAAAGCCAAAGTTGGCGAGGTTGTGGAGGCAGCATTTCAAAAATGGAGAAAATAG
- the thpR gene encoding RNA 2',3'-cyclic phosphodiesterase, with the protein MSEMIRCFIAFDINNPSVLTKFTEVQDLLAKTGADLKLVEPQNVHITVRFLGDIHGDMVDQVHEGMKQITFSAFDCDIHGLGAFPNMHHARVVWAGMGKGSDELRSVTSQLESKLRSLGFRPDPKGFSPHLTLARVKTGRNKNELARSVQELTDFDFGVVRADCLKLKKSVLTPRGPIYSTLRDVCH; encoded by the coding sequence ATGTCGGAAATGATTCGCTGCTTTATAGCTTTCGACATCAACAATCCATCAGTGCTAACGAAGTTCACCGAAGTTCAAGACCTACTTGCCAAAACGGGTGCCGATTTGAAGCTTGTTGAACCTCAGAACGTTCACATAACGGTTCGTTTTCTAGGCGACATCCACGGAGACATGGTTGACCAGGTTCATGAAGGTATGAAACAAATTACTTTCTCAGCCTTCGACTGTGACATCCACGGCTTAGGCGCCTTTCCAAACATGCATCACGCGCGTGTCGTCTGGGCAGGAATGGGAAAAGGATCAGATGAACTCAGAAGCGTGACAAGTCAACTGGAATCGAAGCTTCGAAGTTTGGGATTCAGACCGGATCCGAAAGGGTTCAGCCCTCACTTGACACTGGCAAGAGTGAAAACCGGACGCAACAAGAATGAACTCGCCCGAAGTGTACAGGAGCTGACGGACTTTGATTTCGGCGTAGTAAGAGCAGATTGCCTAAAGTTGAAGAAGAGTGTTCTCACGCCTAGAGGTCCGATTTATTCAACATTGCGCGATGTCTGCCACTAA